CCCGCGCCGACGCCCACCGCGCAGGCGCCCGCGCCGGCCGGCGGCTGCGGCGGCGATCCGGCGCAGCTGACGACGGGGCAGCTGGCGGCGTGCGTGGCGGAGCTGTCCAGGGCGCTGCAGGGGCGGGTCCAGGAGTCGGCGACCGCTCGGCCCTGACGATCGCGGCGATCGGCGGCGCGCTGCCGTGGGAGGATGCCTCCGGGGCTGTTGACCAGGGCGTTCGTCCGGTGCGGTGGCAGCCGCCGGCCTCCTGCCGCACGCCGCGCGGGATCGCGGCGGCCGTCGGGGACCATCGGGGGCGGCGCGGCGGTCGGGCCCGGGCCCCGTAGCTCGTCGAGGAAGGCCGGCCATGACGACCCGACGCGAACGCTGGGAGCGCCACACGCAGCTCCCGCTCATCGTGCTGTCCGTGCTGTTCGCCGTCGCCTACGCGGTGCCGGTGCTCGCCCCGGGTGCGCCCGGGTGGGTGCTGCGCGGGGCGGCCTGGGCCGAGTGGGCGGTGTGGGCCGCCTTCGCGGTGGACTACGGAACGCGGCTGGTGCTGGCGGAGCGGCGCTGGGAGTTCGTCCGCCGCAGCCCGCTGGACCTGGCGTCGGTGCTGCTGCCGCTGGTGCAGCCACTGCGGCTGCTGCGGCTGGTGTCGACGCTGCTGCTGGCGGGTCAGCGGGTGCGGATGGCCTCGCAGGTCCGGCTGACGACCTATGTGGCGGGGGTGGTGCTGGGGCTGCTGGTGTTCGGTTCGCTGGCGGTGCTGGAGATCGAGCGGGACTCGCCCACGGCGACCATCCGCACCCTCGGCGACGCGCTGTGGTGGTCGTTCACCACGATGACGACGGTGGGCTACGGCGACCTGACGCCGACCACGGGGCTGGGCCGGCTGCTGGCGGTGGCGCTGATGCTGTCCGGGATCGCCCTGCTGGGTGTGGTGACGGCGAACATCGCGGCCTGGTTCGTGGCCCGCTTCGAGGCGGAGGACCGGCTGGACCACCGCAACCACCGGGCGATCCAGGACCTCACCGCGGAGGTGCGGGAACTGCGGCGCGAGCTGGCCGAGTTGAGCGGCAGGTCGGGCGACGGCGGCGAGCCGATGCCGGCGGCCGGCGCGGGCGGCCGGGCGGAGCGCGTCCCGAGCGGCTGACCGGCCGGGACACGCCCGACAGGTGGTCAGCCGCCGTTCAGCGCGGCCCCGAGCAGCTTCTCGGCGGAGGCGCCGAAGGCGGCGGAGAGCTCCTTGTCGAGGATGCCCTCGGCGTAGGACTGCAGCACCATGCCCGCGGTGGCCTGGACGGCGGGGGCCGCCCACTCCGGGTCGATCGGGTACGGCTCGCCGGGCGGCCAGGGCAGCGGCCACTTCTTCGGCCACGGGATCGTCAGGTACGGCGGCTGCGGGCACCAGTCGCCGTCGGCGTCCTGCAGCACCTCGCGCGGGTCGCGGCCGGCGATGTGCGCGGCGACGGCGGCCTCGGCGACGCCCACGGCGGTGCGGCGCGCGGCCGCCCCGAGGAGTTCGACCGGCGGCAGCGGCTGCGGATTGAGCGCCACGGCACGGCCCTGGGCGGTCAGCGGCAGGTGCGGGAAGAGGATCTCCCAGATCCTGGGGTCGGTGCGCGCCATCAGGCGCAGCAGGCGTGCGGTGTCGAGGCCCGCGGCCATGGTCCCTCCTCGGAGTCCGGTGGCTGATTGTTCGTCAGATCGTGTCCATTCAATGTGATCTGCGCCACAGGGTCCGGGCGGCGCGCCGACCGGGAAGGGCACGGTCCCGGAGGCGGGGCCCGCCTGGTGCGTGCAGTGACGAGCCCGCGGGCGCGGGCCGGCCCCGCCTCGGACGCACCCCGGCCCGCGGGGGCCGCAACCCCGCGGCCCCGTCGGCCGTCTCCCTCCCCGACCCCGGCCGGCGTGCCTCCGGGGGCCGGTGCACCGGCTGCCGGGACGCGTTGTCCGCGGGTGGCGCTAGGTTTCCGGACATCACCGCAAACGGGGTGTTTGGACCCCCGGTCGGCTGCGGGGGTTTCTGACGACGTGTAGAGCACGAGGTGGGGTCGTAATGGGTTGGCTGGCGGCGGGCGACGGGTACGAGGTCGCCCTGGTGGAGGGCCGGGTGACGGCGCGGTCGACGTCCGGCCGCTCCGCGGGGAGGCAGCTGAAGTCGCTGCCGAAGGCGGTGCGCGAGCACCCCGAGACGGACCGGCTGCGCCGGTTCGCGACCTGGCTGGAGCGCCACGCGGCGTCCTGCCGGGAGCAGGTGGACGCCTGGATGGTGTCCTCGCTGCCGGTGCCGACCGGGCTGCTGGCCCGGATCTGGCCGGACGAGGCCTGGCAGGCCGCGCTTCGCGACCTGGTGGTCGTCGGCGAGGGCGAGGACGAGGTGGGCTTCCTGCGCGACGCCACCGCCGACGGCGAGTTGCGACTGGTCGACCTGGACGGCGAGACGGTGCGCATCTCCCCCGCCACCGTCACGCTGCCGCACCCGGTGCTCTTGGAGGACCTGGACGACCTGCGGGAGTTCGCCGCCGAGCTCGGCGTCGTCCAGGGCGTGGACCAGATCCACCGGGCGACCTGGCACAAGCCCGCGGACGTCGCGGAGAAGGCCACCGAGGTCAAGGACTTCGCCGGCGGCTCCTTCCCCTCGCGGTTCGGCCTGGCCGCCCGCGCCACCTCGCTCGGCTACCGGGTCTCCGGCGGCTACGCCACCATCCGGGTGCGGGACGGCGAGCGCACCGTCGAGCCGGCGGTGTGGATCGGCGAGCCGTACTGGGACGGCGACTCGCAGACCGGCGCGCTGTGCTGGCGGGACACCGAGGGCCGGGCACTGACCCTGCCCGAGGTCGGGCCGGTCGCCTGGTCCGAGGGGATGCGGATGGCCGCCGCGCTGTACGCCGGCCGCACGGTGCAGGAGGGGAAGAACGCATGAGCACGAACAAGGACACCGCGATGACCGAGACCCAGGCCGTCGAGCTGCTGCAGGCCGGCGCCGTGCTGCCGCCCGGCACCGAGGGCGCCGGGGACCGGGCCGTCCCGCTGACCGCCCGCACCTACCGCCACCCCGGCCTGGACGGCCGCGTCGTGGTCCGCCTGGTGCCCGCCGAGCTGGGTGCCGCCGAGGACCAGGCGGTCGGCTTCCTCGGCCTGCTCCCGGACACCGAGCCGGCCGAGGTCGGCCTCGGCCTGCGCCAGGCCCTGGGCTTCCCGGAGTGGGTGCTCGCGCACCACCCGGAGGACGGCCACCACGCGCTGGGCATCGTGCCCGAGCTGGAGCGGATCGCCAAGCTGGCCTCCTCCCGGCCGAAGGCCGCCATGGAGGCCTACCAGCAGACCGCCGGACGGCTGGCCGAGGCCGTGCCGCACTTCCTGCCGACCTTCTACGAGCAGGCCGCCCGGGTCTTCCTCGGCGTCGAGAACACCCAGTTCGCCGCCCAGCTGTTCGCCAAGGCGCGCAAGGCCGAGGCGCAGCACGGCCTGGTCCTCGACGAGCAGCGGCTGGACGCGGTCTTCCTGGAGTTCGCCCTGGCCGGCGCACTGCCCGTCAAGGTGCTCTCCGGGTACGCCAAGGAGCTGAGCGCCCGGGTGCCCGCCGCCGAGGCCTTCGAGCGCTTCCGCCGGCTGTGCGTGCGCCGCACCGCGGGTGGCCTGGAGCCGTCCGCCGTGATGGCCACCGACCTGCGCCGGCTGGCCCGCGCCGCCGGTGAGGACCCGGAGGCCGCCGAGGCCGACTACCTCTCCGAACTCCTCGCCCTGCCCGCCACCCTGCGCGCCGCCGCCGGCTGGTGGCAGCGGCACCGCGCCGCGCTGGTGGCGCTCGGCCGGCGCGAGGCGGCCGCCCGCGGCCGCCTGCTCGACCTGATGCCGTCCTCCTACGACGCCGACCTGCCCGGCTTCTGGGTGGAGGTGCTGGAGGAGTCCGGCGCCACCGCCGGTCTGTGCGACGGGACGCTGCCGCGCGAGGAGCGCCCCGCCGACGGCGCCGCCGGCTGGTTCGACCGGCTGCTCTCCTGGCGTGGCAACCGCTGGAACGGCGCCTCGCCGATCCCCGCGCTGCACCCGCTGGTCGAGCGGATGGCCGGGCAGCTGTGTGCCGAACACGCCGCCGCCGGCACCGCGGTGGCGGCCAACGGCTCCGACGTCGACCTGCTGGACCGGCTGCTCGCGCTCGGTGTGCCGGTCGCCGACCCCGCCTCCGACGCCCTGCTGCGGCTGGAGCCGTGGGCGGCCCAGGAGGAGCGGCGCGACCTGCTCGCGATCGCGGCCGACGACCGGTTCCGGCCCGCGTTCCGGCGCGGCGCGGACCGGCTCTCCAACGACACCGACGGGCGGAACGCCCTGAAGGTGCTGGCCGGTTCGCCCGGCGGCCGGCCGATGCTCGCCGAGTGGATGGCCGAGATCGCCCGCCAGCCGCTCGCCGCCGGCCTGCCCGACCTGCCGAACGCCTTCCAGCGGCTGGGCTGGCTGCCCGGCGAGGTCCTGGTGCTCGCCGAGGACGAGGTCCGCGCCGCGGCCGCCGCCGACCTGTCGACGGTGCTCGCCCGCGGGCTGCGGGCCGGCCTGCTCGACGAGCTGGGCTGGCCGGCCTGGGACGAGGCCGCCGCCGAGCTCGTCCCCCGCAAGGACATCGACGACATCGTGGTCGCCGACGCCTGGCCGCACCTGATCGCGGCCGGCCCCTCGCAGGCCCGGGTGCTCGGCGCCGAGGGCACCGTGCTCCGGCACGACCTGCGGATACCCGCCGGCGACTCCGCCGAGTCCGGCTTCCACTACGTGGACGGCTCGCTGCTCGTCCACTGGCAGTCACAGGCCAACAACCGGCGCTTCCGCGGCTACTGGCACACCGCCGCCGACCAGGTGTTCACCATGCCGGAGGGCACCTCCCGGCGCGGCACCCGCACCTACTGGCTGGGCTCGCTGGGCACCTTCGGCCTGCCGCTCGAGGGCGGCGGCCGGACGACCGGCCACGGCGTGCTGCACGTCGGCGACACCGCGCTGCCCGCCGAGCGGCAGGTCCTCTCGGACGGCCGCTCCTGCTGGGTGTGGGCCGACCCGGGCGGCGACGCCCCGTACACCTGGCACGAGTACGACCCGGCGACCGGCACCGTCGGCCGGGCCGCCTCGCCCGCCTTCCTCGCCGACACGCTGCGCGACGCCCCCACGGGCAGCAAGGCCTGCGGCGGCTGGGTGATGCCCGCGCCGACCGCCGAGACCACCCCCGGCGGCGCGCCGGTAGACGGCGTGCTCGGCTGGCGCACCCTCACCCTGCCCGACGGCTCGCACCGCGGCGAGGACCTCGCCGGACGCGGCATCACCCTGCCCCCGAACCAGGGCTGCCCGCTGCGGCTGGTGCGGTTCCCCGGCGCGGACCGGCCGCAGGCCGTCGTCCGGGACGGCACGTACGGCATCCGGCTGGTCGACGCGGACGGCCACACCACCGCCACCGCCCGCACCGACGACGCACCCGGCGCGTTCGCCGAGGGCACCCTGATCCTGCCCCCGCTGCGCTACTGGCACTACCTGCAGCCGCGCGACCCGCGGGGCTCCGCCGCGCTGCGCCGCCTCGACGACGGGATGGCCGCCGCCCTGCTCAAGGCCGGCGCCGAGACCGACCCGCAGCAGCCCGCGGAGCTGGCCGCGGCCGTCCGCGCGGTGCTGCCAGAGGTCACCGACGACCGGCTGGTGGCCGGCATCGCCGGCGTGCTCCGCTTCGCGGTCGGCCCGCAGCAGCGGCTGAACGCCGTCGCCGAGCGGCTGGAGCTGGAGCTGGCCGGCGGCGCCGCCCCGGCCGAGGAGTCCCCCGGCCCCGGCGACAAGGAGCTCCACCCGGCGCTCAGCGGCCTCGGCGCGGTCGGCGGCCACTGGTACGGTTCGCGGAACACCCGCTACGCCGCGGACCAGCTGCACTTCCTCGCCCGGCACGCCCGGCACGGTACGGAGAGCGCCGCGCCCGGCACCGTCCACCTGGACGGCGTCGAGCCCGCGCACGAGCGGATCGACTGGGAGCTGCTGCCCGCGCTGCCCGGCGCCACCGCGCTGCGCGCCGTGACGGTGGCCTCCGCGCCCGAGGACCGGGAGGCGCTGCGCGGCCTGTTCGACTGCCTGGCCGGTCTCGGCCTCGCCGACACCGCGGGCACCGAGCGCTGGCGGCGGGTCCGGGTGCACGTCGCGGCCCACCACCTGACCGACCGCGAGGGCACCGTCCGGCACGGCGACAAGGACATGCTGCTGCCGCTCGGCGAGGGCGCCTTCCTGCTCTTCGTCGACGGCGACGTGGCGGGCGACGGCTCCACCGAGTCCACCGCGCTCTTCCACGACCCGGCCGGGCGGTTCACGGTGCCCGCGCCGTACACCCTGGTCTCCGCGGAGCCGCTCAAGGGCACCGCACCCGACGACCGGGCGGCCGCGCTGCTCGCGTACGCCGCGGACCGCGAGCCGGCGCCGTGGTTCCCGGAGGCCGCCGCGCGGTTCGCCGAACTCACCGGCGTCACCACCACCATGGCCGCCCTGGTGGTGGCCGGCCTGCCGCGGGTCGAGCAGTGGGAGCGCAGCTTCCTGCCCGCCGAGACCCGGTCGCTGCTCAAGCTGAAGGTCGCCGACGCGGCGGTCGCCCGGGACGAGCTGCGCTCGCTCGACGTCCGCATCCGCCGGACGCTTGTCACCGCCCTGGTGCCGGCCGACCCGGCCCTGCTGTGGACGGAGGGCCCGGACGTGGCCGCCGCCGCGGCGGTGTGGAACGAGCAGGTCGGACGCCGGATCGCCGTCCCGGAGGCACTGCTCGCGGAGGCCGTCCGCGCGGTGCGCACCGGCTGGTCGGCGCGCGAGGCGCTGGCCGCGGTGCTGGAGCCGGCCGGGTCGAAGGAGCTGACCCGGGACCTGGAGTGGCACGTCGAGCGGGACCGCGTGGTGCCGGTGAAGCCGGGCGCCGGGTTCACCGCGGCGACCCTCGTCGGCGCGGTCGCGATGACCGGGTGGCTGGCGCACCGGCTGCCGGCCGGCGACCCGCTGCGGGCCTCGCTGCCCGCCGCACTGGCCGCCGTCCGCGAGCGGCTCGCCCACCCCGGGCTGATGCTCGACCTCGGCCGCTACGTCGGCCTGCCGGCCTTCCGCAAGGTGGCCGGCGCGCCGACCGAGACCGGCGACGGCTGGGAGCGGTACGGCGCGGTCGTGATGGCCACCTACGACAGCCAGCCAGCCCCGGGCATCCGCACCGCCCTGCTGGACGCGGCCGGCGAGGACCCGTACCTGCCCGCGCTGCGGGAGAACGCCGGCGAGCCGTTCCCGGCCGAGGCCGCGCTGAAGGCCGTCCGCTCACCGGGCTTCGAGGCGCTGCTCGCCGACCCGGGCGACCCGGCCGCCGGCGAGCGCGGCCCGGACGGCACCTGGTGGCCGCAGGACCCGTCCCGCTCGGTGCCCGACCTCGTCGCGGCCGCCGCGGAGCGGCACGGCCTCGGCGCGGACGCCGCCGCGGTCTACCTGATGCTGCTGGCCATGCCCGACCCGACGGACCGCAACACCGCCCGCTGGACGGGCTGGAAGCCGGCCAGGATCAAGGCGGCCCGGGCCGAGCTGGCCGCGACCGACCTGGTCGTCCAGGCCAGCCGCACCCGCGCCGGGCGGACGCTCTTCCTGCCCGGCGGCTGGACGGAGCAGCGCAGCCCGCGCCTGCCGCTGGAGACCTGGAAGCTCCCGCTGCTCGGCGGCGGCAGCACCGGCCTCGGCGTGCTGCTGCCCGCCGAGCCGCCGGCCGAGCTGTTCCGCCGGGCCTGGCAGCGCCTGCTCGACGGCGACCTGCCGCGGTTCGGCGAGCTGAAGGCGCCCAAGGCCCGCCGCGGCCGCCGCCGCTGACGGAGCACCGGGCACCCGGGGGTGCGGCACCGCGCCGCCCCCCCGGCCCCGACACACCCGATTCCCTCTCTCACCGAAGGACGACACCGTGCCTCCGACGACCCCGACGACCACTCCGACGACCGACCGGGCAGCCGACCGGCCGACCGACCAGGCGGCCCCGCAGGCCCGGCAGATCCTGCCGGCCGAGGAGCGGTACGCCCAGGAACTCGCCTTCCTCGCCGCGTACGACGAGGGCCCCCGCCCGCCCGGCTGGGCACTGACCCCGGCAGCGGTGGTGACCTTCGTGTGCGGCAGCGACGGCGAGGCCCTCGCCCTGCCGCCGAAGCGCCGCAAGGACGGCGCGCTGCCCGCCAAGCTGGTCGTCCCGCCGAAGTTCGTCGGCGAGCGGGCGCTGGTGGAGCGCTGCGTGGTCACCCTCGCGGGCGAGCGCGGCCTGCTACTGGTCGGCGAGCCGGGCACCGCCAAGTCGATGCTCTCCGAGCTGCTGTCCGCCGCAGTCAGCGGCACCAGCGAGCTCACCGTGCAGGGCACCGCCGGCACCACCGAGGACGCCTTCCGCTACGGCTGGAACTACGCGCTGCTGCTCGCCCAGGGCCCGACCCCGCAGGCGCTGGTCGCCTCGCCGGTGATGACCGCGATGCGCACCGGCCGGGTCGCCCGGATCGAGGAGGTGACCCGCTGCCTGCCCGAGGTGCAGGACGCCCTGGTGTCGATCCTCTCCGACCGCCGGGTGAGCGTGCCGGAGCTCGCCGGCACCGCGGACGCCACCGTCGCCGCCGTGCCGGGCTTCACGGTGATCGCCACCGCCAACCTGCGCGACCGCGGCGTCTCCGAGATGTCCGCCGCGCTCAAGCGCCGCTTCAACTTCGAGACGGTGCACCCGATCGCCGACGCGGACGCGGAGGCCGAGCTGGTCCGCACCCAGGCCACCGCCGCCGTGCAGCGGGCCGGCGCCGCCTTCGGCGTGGACGACGCCGTGCTGGACGTGCTGGTCACCGTCTTCCGCGACCTGCGCACCGGCCGCTCCGCCGAGGGCTGGGACGTCGAGCGGCCCGGCACCGTCATGTCCACCGCCGAGGCGGTGCACGTCGCCGCCTCGCTCGGCGTGGCCCGCGCCTACCTGCCCGGCGGCGACGTCCTCGACCTGGTCCCCGGCCACCTGCTCGGCGCCGTCCGCAAGGACGACCCGGCCGACCACGGCCGGCTGCTCGGCTACTGGGACGGCCCGGTGCGTCGCCGCGCCGAGGACGGCTCCGCGATGTGGCGCCGCCTGTGGGACCTCCGGGAGAACCTGCGGTGACCGACCCCCGAACCACGACCTCCACCGCCGACCCGCGGGCGGCGGTGGAGGAGCTCGCCGCCTCCGCCCTGCCCTACCTGATCGGTGTCCGGCACCACAGCCCGGCGCTGGCCGCGGTGGTGCCGGCCCTGCTCGACAAGGCCGACCCGCAGGTCGTCTGCGTGGAGCTGCCGGCCGACTTCCAGCGGTGGCTCCCGCACCTCGCCGACCCGGGCACCGTCGCCCCCGTCGCCCTCGCCGGGGCGGACGAGGACGGCCACCTCGGCTTCTACCCGTTCGCCGACTTCTCGCCCGAGCTCGCCGCCCTCCGCTGGGCCCGCGAGCACGGCGTCGAGGTGCGCTGCTGCGACCTGCCGCTCGCCGACAAGGGCTGGTCGCCGGCCGAGGCGGACGCCGCGCCCGGCGGCCGTCCGGCCGGCCCCGCGTACGCGGACGCCCTGGAAGCGGCCGGCACCGGCCGCGAGGGCGACGACCTGTGGGACCGCTCCGTCGAGGTGCGGGCTCCCGGCAGCGAGCCGGAGGCCGTCCGCCGCGCCGCGCTGGCCGTCGGCTGGGCGCTGCGCCGCGACGCCGCCGACCGCGGCGGGGTGCCCGCCCGCGACCTCGCCCGCGAGGCGCACATGCGCCGGGTGATCGCCGCCGCGGCGGCCGGCGGGCGGCGGGTCGCCGCGGTCGTCGGCGCGTTCCACGGCCCGGCGCTGACCGGTGCCGAGCAGGGCCCGGCCGAGGAGACGCCGGCCGGGGAGGCTCCCGAGGCCCCGGCCGAGGGCGGCCCGGTGACCTCGCTCGTCCCGTACACCTTCGACCTGCTGGACGCCCGCTCCGGCTACCCCGCGGGCATCCGCGACCCGCGCTGGCAGCAGGCCGTGCTCACCGCGCAGGGCGACCCGGAGCAGGTCCAGCAGGCCGCCGCCCGGGCGATCACCGAGATCTGCCGCGAGCTGCGCAGGAACGGGCACCCGGCCGGCACCGGCGAGGCCGCCGAGACCCTCCGGCTGGCCGGCGACCTCGCCCGGCTGCGCGCCCTGCCCGCCCCCGGCCGCGGCGAACTGCTGGAGGCCGTGACGGCCGTCCTCGGCCAGGGCGAACCGCTCGGCCGCGGCCGGGCCCTCGCCAAGGCCCTGGAGGCGGTCCTGGTCGGCGCCGACCGCGGCCGGCTCGCCCCCGGCACCCCGCGCTCCGGCCTCGGCCCGTCCGTGGAGGCCGAGCTCGCCGCGCTGCGGCTGCCCGACCCGGAGGACCCGGACTCCCGCGAGATGCGCCTCGACCCGCTGCGCTCCGCCCTGGACGGGCGGCGCGAGGTGCTGCTGCAGCGTCTGGAGGTCTGCGGCATCGGCTACGGCAAGGCGGTGGAGGTGTCCGGCACCGGCGACGGCGCGGCGCTCACCACCCGCTGGCGGATGGCCTGGACACCGTCCGCCGCAGCCCGCCTCGACCTGGCGGGCGTCCGCGGCGTCACCGCCGAGCACGCCGCCGCAGGCACCCTGCGGGAGACCGCCCGCCGGCAGGCCGCCGAGGGCGGACCGACCTGCGCCCAGCTGCTGGCCGGGCTGCGCGCCGCCGCCCGCTGCGACCTGCCCGCGCTGGTGGCCGAGCGGCTCGCCGAGGCCGAGCAGCTGCTGCCCGCCTCCGCGACCCTGGCCGAACTCCTCGACGCGCTGGACCTGTTGGAGGCCCTGCGGCTCTCCCACCTGCCCGGCACCACCGAGCGGAGCCGGGCCGCGGCCGCCGACCTCGCCGTCGTCCTGCTGGACGCGGCCGTCCGCGGCCTGCCCGGCCTCGCCGGCAGCGAGGACCCGGCGGACGCCACCGCCCTGGTCGCCCTCGCCACCCGGGCCGGCGACCACCGGCTCGGCCTGCGGATGGACGCCGCGCTCGCCGAGCTCGCCCGCACCGGCTCCCCGCTCGTCCAGGGCGCCGCGCTCGCCTCCCGGGTGCTGCTCGACCTGGACACCGCCGACCGGCTCGGCGCCCGCGCGGCCGGCTGGGTCGACGCGGCCGCCGACCCCGAGGGCCGCCGCCGGCTCGCCCGGCTGCTCACCGGCCTGCTGACGGCCGGCGGGCCGCTGCTGCAGTACGCGCCGGACGCGCTCGGCCCGCTACTGGAGCGGATCGACGTACTGCCCGACCGCGGCTTCCTGGAGCGGCTGCCCGCGCTGCGGGCCGGCTTCGACGCGCTCAGCCCGGCCGGCCGCGGCCGGCTGCTGGACACCGTCACCGAACGGCTCGGCGAGCGCCCGGACCTGACGCTCGCCGCCCCGGCCGGGCTGCTCGCCCTCTGGACGGCCGCGGACACCGCCGCGGCCGAGGCACTCGCCGCCCTCGGCCTGCCCGGCACCACCCCGGCCCCGGCCGGCGAACCGGCGGCGGAGCCGACGGCGGAGGCCGCGGCCGAGCCCGACCCGACCGCCCCGGCCGATGCGGCCGTCGGATCCCCGGACCGGCTCCCGCCGGCCGACCGGTGGCGGCTGCTGCTCGGCCGCGAGCCGGAGCGGCTCGGCGACGGCGCCCGCCGCTACGCGCAGGCGCTGGACGAGCTGTACGGCCGTGGCCGCGGCGAGGGCGCCGCCGACCTCGACGGCGGCCCGGGCAGCAACGGCGGCGGCCAGGAGGCGTCCTTCCCGACCGCCCGCGAGTGGTCGGACGAGCTGGAGGCGCTGTTCGGCGCGGACGTCCGCGAGGAGGTGCTCGCCGCTGCCGCGGACACCGGACGCACCGATGTACTGGCCGAGCTGGACCCGGCGTCCGTCCGCCCCTCCGTGGAGCTGCTGACCTCGGTGCTCAACCTGGCCGGCGGCATGCCCGAGCACCAGCTGAACCGGCTGCGCCCGCTGGTGCGCCGCCTGGTCGAGGAGCTGGCCCGCGAGCTCGCCACCCGGATGCGGCCCGCGCTGACCGGCCTGGCCACGCCGCGGCCGACCCGCCGCCCCGGCGGCCGGATCGACCTGCCGCGCACCCTGCGGGCCAACCTGGCGCACACCCGGCGGCTGGAGGACGGCCGGACGGTCGTCGTGCCCGAGCAGCCGGTGTTCAGCACCCGCTCGCGGCGGGAGGCCGACTGGCGGCTGATCCTGGTGGTCGACGTCTCCGGCTCGATGGAGGCCTCGGTCATCTGGTCGGCGCTCACCGCGGCGGTGCTGGGCGGGGTGCCGACCCTGTCCACGCACTTCCTGGCCTTCTCCACGCAGGTCGCCGACCTGACGGACCGGGTGTCCGACCCGCTGTCGCTGCTGCTGGAGGTCAAGGTCGGCGGCGGCACGCACATCGCCGGGGCGCTCGCCCACGCCCGTTCGCTGGTCACCGTGCCCAGCCGCACCCTCGTCGTGGTCGTCAGCGACTTCGAGGAGGGCTACCCGCTGGGCGGCCTGCTCGGCGAGGTCCGGGCGCTCGCCTCGTCCGGCGTGCACCTGATGGGCTGCGCGGCCCTGGACGACACCGGCACCCCTCGCTACTCGGTGCCGGTGGCCCGCCAACTCGTCGCCGCCGGCATGCCGGTGGCCGCCCTCAGCCCCCTCGCCCTCGCCCGCTGGGTCGGCGACCGCCTCCGCGGGGACTCCCGATGACCGGAGGCCCCCGATGACCGGAGAACAGGCGACCGGAGAACAGGCGATGACCGGAGAGACCGCGATGACCGCTGCCGACACCCCCCAGCTGCCGCCCGTCGCACCCGAGGTGCTGGCGGCCGCGGTGGAGTCCCTGACGTCCCGGCTGCGCAAGAAGCTCGACGCCGCGATCGAGCAGTACGCCGGGCTGCCCGTGGCACCCGCACCGGACGGCGCGGGCGTGGCCGTGCGGTGCGGCGAGGACGCCGTCGTCACCCTGCTGCCCGGCCCGGACGGCACGGTGGCCGAGGAGGGGCACGCGCAGTGCAGCTGCCTGCTCGCCCCGCGCTGCCTGCACCGGGCGGCGGTGCTCGGCTGCTGCCCGATCGCCGACCCGCCCGCGGCCGGGGCCGGCGCAGAAGCCGCGGCGGACGACCCGGCGGCGACGGACGACCCGGCCCAGGCCGGCGCGGACGCCGCCCCGGCCGCGCCCGCCGGGCCGACGGCGCCCGCGGAGCCGGAGCAGTCGGACACCGTCGAGCCGACGCCCGCCCAGGTGCAGGCCGCGGCCGGCCTGTGGGCGGCGGGGGCCGCGGTGCTCGCCGCGGGCGTGCCGGCCGCCGGCGCCGTCCCGCAGGCCGAGCTGCTGCGGGCCGCGCACACCGCGCGGCTGGCCGACCTGCACCGGGCGGAGGCCGCCGCGCTGCGGGTGGTCCGCGGCCTGCGCGGCGCCCGCGCCCGGTACAGCAGCCACCGCACCGCGGACCTGGCGGCCGCGCTGCGCGAGCTGCTGCTCACCACGGCGCTGCTGCGCTCCGGCCCGACCGACCGTGCGGTGCTCGGCACCGCCCGCCGCGCCTACAAGCCGGGCGGCGCGCTGCGGGTGCACGGCGTCTGCCGGGAGCCGGTGCTGACCGCCACCGGGTACGGCGGTGTGGTGACCCACCTGGTCACCGAGGACGGCCGCTGGC
The nucleotide sequence above comes from Streptomyces sp. TLI_235. Encoded proteins:
- a CDS encoding MoxR-like ATPase, with protein sequence MPPTTPTTTPTTDRAADRPTDQAAPQARQILPAEERYAQELAFLAAYDEGPRPPGWALTPAAVVTFVCGSDGEALALPPKRRKDGALPAKLVVPPKFVGERALVERCVVTLAGERGLLLVGEPGTAKSMLSELLSAAVSGTSELTVQGTAGTTEDAFRYGWNYALLLAQGPTPQALVASPVMTAMRTGRVARIEEVTRCLPEVQDALVSILSDRRVSVPELAGTADATVAAVPGFTVIATANLRDRGVSEMSAALKRRFNFETVHPIADADAEAELVRTQATAAVQRAGAAFGVDDAVLDVLVTVFRDLRTGRSAEGWDVERPGTVMSTAEAVHVAASLGVARAYLPGGDVLDLVPGHLLGAVRKDDPADHGRLLGYWDGPVRRRAEDGSAMWRRLWDLRENLR
- a CDS encoding VWA domain containing CoxE-like protein, producing the protein MTDPRTTTSTADPRAAVEELAASALPYLIGVRHHSPALAAVVPALLDKADPQVVCVELPADFQRWLPHLADPGTVAPVALAGADEDGHLGFYPFADFSPELAALRWAREHGVEVRCCDLPLADKGWSPAEADAAPGGRPAGPAYADALEAAGTGREGDDLWDRSVEVRAPGSEPEAVRRAALAVGWALRRDAADRGGVPARDLAREAHMRRVIAAAAAGGRRVAAVVGAFHGPALTGAEQGPAEETPAGEAPEAPAEGGPVTSLVPYTFDLLDARSGYPAGIRDPRWQQAVLTAQGDPEQVQQAAARAITEICRELRRNGHPAGTGEAAETLRLAGDLARLRALPAPGRGELLEAVTAVLGQGEPLGRGRALAKALEAVLVGADRGRLAPGTPRSGLGPSVEAELAALRLPDPEDPDSREMRLDPLRSALDGRREVLLQRLEVCGIGYGKAVEVSGTGDGAALTTRWRMAWTPSAAARLDLAGVRGVTAEHAAAGTLRETARRQAAEGGPTCAQLLAGLRAAARCDLPALVAERLAEAEQLLPASATLAELLDALDLLEALRLSHLPGTTERSRAAAADLAVVLLDAAVRGLPGLAGSEDPADATALVALATRAGDHRLGLRMDAALAELARTGSPLVQGAALASRVLLDLDTADRLGARAAGWVDAAADPEGRRRLARLLTGLLTAGGPLLQYAPDALGPLLERIDVLPDRGFLERLPALRAGFDALSPAGRGRLLDTVTERLGERPDLTLAAPAGLLALWTAADTAAAEALAALGLPGTTPAPAGEPAAEPTAEAAAEPDPTAPADAAVGSPDRLPPADRWRLLLGREPERLGDGARRYAQALDELYGRGRGEGAADLDGGPGSNGGGQEASFPTAREWSDELEALFGADVREEVLAAAADTGRTDVLAELDPASVRPSVELLTSVLNLAGGMPEHQLNRLRPLVRRLVEELARELATRMRPALTGLATPRPTRRPGGRIDLPRTLRANLAHTRRLEDGRTVVVPEQPVFSTRSRREADWRLILVVDVSGSMEASVIWSALTAAVLGGVPTLSTHFLAFSTQVADLTDRVSDPLSLLLEVKVGGGTHIAGALAHARSLVTVPSRTLVVVVSDFEEGYPLGGLLGEVRALASSGVHLMGCAALDDTGTPRYSVPVARQLVAAGMPVAALSPLALARWVGDRLRGDSR
- a CDS encoding voltage-gated potassium channel, which gives rise to MTTRRERWERHTQLPLIVLSVLFAVAYAVPVLAPGAPGWVLRGAAWAEWAVWAAFAVDYGTRLVLAERRWEFVRRSPLDLASVLLPLVQPLRLLRLVSTLLLAGQRVRMASQVRLTTYVAGVVLGLLVFGSLAVLEIERDSPTATIRTLGDALWWSFTTMTTVGYGDLTPTTGLGRLLAVALMLSGIALLGVVTANIAAWFVARFEAEDRLDHRNHRAIQDLTAEVRELRRELAELSGRSGDGGEPMPAAGAGGRAERVPSG